One Thiocapsa sp. genomic window, CACGACCGCTCGGCACAAGGCGTCCGGATGGGTGGAGCCGACATCGCGGTTGATGTTGAACCCGTCAGGCTCGGCGCCGAGGCGGATGACCTCGGCACCGAGCTCTTCGAAGACATAGGGCGCCGTGTTGTAGGTCGCACCGTTGGCACAGTCGACGACGACCCGCAGACCGCGGAAATTCATACTCGTCGGAACGGTGCTCTTGCAGAACTCGATATAGCGCCCGACGGCGTCGTCGATCCGCTTCACCTTGCCGAGCGCGGCCGAATCCACCGTACGCAGGGGCCGCTCGAGCTCGGCCTCGATCGCTTCTTCGACGTCGTCCGGGAGCTTATCGCCGTCGGCCGAGAAGAACTTGATGCCGTTGTCTTGATAGGGGTTGTGCGAGGCGGTGATGACGATGCCGGCCGAGGCGCGAAAGGTCCGCGTGAGATAGGCGACACCGGGCGTGGTCATCGGCCCGAGCAGACGGATGTTCACCCCGGCCGCCACCAGGCCCGCCTCCAAGGCCGACTCGAACATGTAGCCCGAGATCCGCGTGTCCTTTCCGATCAGAACCTTCCCGCCATTGCCCTGGCCGAAGACCCGTCCGGCCGCCCAACCGAGCTTGAGGACGAAGTCCGGGGTGATCATCCCCTCCCCGACCCGTCCACGGATCCCGTCCGTCCCGAAATAACGACGTCCCGACATACCGGCCTCCGTGCCTAATGTTCGCTTGCAGGTCTTCCGATCGTCCCGTCGTCGGGCCCCGACTCCGGGTCCGCCTGCCGAGCGCGATCGGAGCGACGACCGGCCGGGCGGCCGTCCGTC contains:
- the glmM gene encoding phosphoglucosamine mutase, whose translation is MSGRRYFGTDGIRGRVGEGMITPDFVLKLGWAAGRVFGQGNGGKVLIGKDTRISGYMFESALEAGLVAAGVNIRLLGPMTTPGVAYLTRTFRASAGIVITASHNPYQDNGIKFFSADGDKLPDDVEEAIEAELERPLRTVDSAALGKVKRIDDAVGRYIEFCKSTVPTSMNFRGLRVVVDCANGATYNTAPYVFEELGAEVIRLGAEPDGFNINRDVGSTHPDALCRAVVEEGADLGIAFDGDGDRVLMVDGKGRLIDGDQLLYVITKDRLADGAMRGEVVGTLMSNLGFEHALERLGVGFVRAKVGDRYIMEHLKRSDGILGGEPSGHIICRDRTSTGDGIVAALQVLAGLKRLDRGLHDVCAEVTPYPQILINVRLDAQRDIVGLPAVQDAVQTAEQALAGRGRILLRPSGTEPLVRVMVEGVDASEVRRLAEWLADVVRAQIAPSADGLPS